Part of the Sulfuriflexus mobilis genome is shown below.
CGGGCTTTCCGCCAGGTAACTTAGCGCGGTGATGTCCGCCTGTGAAAGCAAGGGCGCATGGGTCGTCTGTTCTGCCGCGTGAAAAACAAGATGACGAAGTATGCGATGGATAACCTGCAGGAGATTCAGTGCAGCCGACATGTCAGGGCACGGGGACTTTTTCGAGCAGGGTCTTGATGATGGTGTCACGGTCTACGTCTGCAGCGCGTGCTGCATAACCGGGGATAAGTCGGTGACGCAACACATCGGGGGCTATATCAATAATGTCATCGGGGATGACATGGTCACGTCCCCGCAGGTAGGCCATGGCACTGGAGGCACGCAATAGTGCAATCGAGGCGCGTGGTGAGGCACCGGCGACGAGATAGTCCTGCCAGTCGGATTGCCAGTCTTCGAGTTTGCGCGTCGCCGCGACCAAACTAACGATGTAACGTTCCAGCATGGTATCGACGTGAATCTCGGCGACCTCGCGTCTCGCCTTGAGTACCGTATCCGGGTGCAGTGGCGAGTTCAGTGCCGACTTGTCTACACCGTAATGTCGGGCGCGGTCACGTTGCAGGATCAGGAGTTCTTCATCGGCCGTAGGGTAATCGAGATTGACCTGTAACAGGAAGCGATCCAGTTGTGCCTCGGGCAGAGGGTAGGTGCCACTTTGCTCGAGCGGGTTTTGTGTGGCCATGACAATAAACAGGTCCGGCAAGGGGCGGGTGACGCCACCGACCGTGACCTGGTGTTCCTGCATGGCCTCGAGCAGTGCCGACTGCACCTTGGGTGGGGCGCGGTTGATCTCATCGGCGAGCACGATCTCATGAAATACGGGGCCGGCGACGAAGCGGAAGGCACTCTCATTCGGGTCAAAGATATCGGTGCCGGTCAGGTCGCCGGGCATCAGGTCGGGGGTGAACTGGATACGCTGAAAGCTGGCGTGGACACCACTGGCGAGTGTATTTACCGCCGTGGTCTTGGCCAGGCCAGGCGGACCTTCCAGCAGGATGTGGCCACCGGTTAACAGGCCAACCATGAGACGATCGAGCAGGGCAGACTGGCCAACGATCACCTGCTCAAGGTGTTGGCGCAGGCTCAGGAATTCGCTTTGAGTACTCATGGGGTTACCTGTTTATTATTATGTTTAGTGACGGTCGATCTCGACGAGTATACGAAAGCCGAGGTCGGCGGGGTTATTGCTACAGTCTTCGCCGGTAAAGATAGCATAGTGCCGCGAGGTTCAACTACCACCCTTGCCCCTACGGATCTTGCCGTGCTCGGTGCCTGTATCGTACACGACCCAATAATAAGCAGGGTTAATGTGGGTATAAAAATTAAAAAGCCCGGCTAAGAGACTGTCATCCTGAGTTAATTATATAAAGTGTGGGAATAGGCAGGATGATGTTCGCTGTTCATATTTTCGCAGTAGGGGTACTGAAAGGGTCAGATTACCGCATGACAAGGCATTTTCTAATGCATGATGGGGATTCCGAAATACAGCAAATTACCTACAAAAATCACCCGAAAGTTTGATGTTACTTATATAAGAGCGAAGGTAGAATGGTAACAAATGGGCTGGGGGCTTGTTATCCGCTCTTGTACCTCTCTATATCACCATGACCACCGTATTAAACAACAATAGAATGGAGGGAACCATGATCAAATCACCACGCAAAAAAATCACCGGCCAGGGTATGACCGAATACATCATCGTTGTTAGCCTCATCGCACTCGCCGCGATCACGGTGTACTCGTTGTCCGGCAAGAATGCGCGTAACCAGGGTGGTGGTGTGGCGCAGGAACTGGTGGGAACCATCAATACCGGTTCGAGCGCCGCCAAGACCTCAGCGGATGCGGCGGTTACAATAGGAAACACAGATACGGGTCTGCAAGGCTATGTGGGTGATCAGAAGAAATAAGCTTGCTGCAAAACATCATTAGCTAATGACATAGTTTGAATAAGTTGGGCTGCTTTGCAGCCAACCCATTGTCGCTGGTAGAATGAGCACCGATTTTGCTTTTTCGGACCCCGAAAATATGACCGTTCGTACCCGTTTTGCCCCCAGCCCCACCGGCTATCTGCACGTAGGTGGTGCCCGCACCGCGCTGTTCTCCTGGTTGTATGCGCGTAAGCACGGCGGCCAGTTCGTGCTGCGTATTGAGGATACCGACCTGGAACGCTCGACCGCCGAGTCGGTTAACGCCATCCTTGAGGGCATGACCTGGCTGGGGCTGGAGTACGACGAGGGGCCGTTCTACCAGACCCACCGTTTTGAGCGCTACAAGGAGGTCATTCAACAGCTGCTTGACTCCGGTCACGCCTACCGTTGTTATTGCAGCAAGGAACGCCTTGATACCTTGCGCGAGGGGCAGATGGCCGCCAA
Proteins encoded:
- a CDS encoding AAA family ATPase, coding for MSTQSEFLSLRQHLEQVIVGQSALLDRLMVGLLTGGHILLEGPPGLAKTTAVNTLASGVHASFQRIQFTPDLMPGDLTGTDIFDPNESAFRFVAGPVFHEIVLADEINRAPPKVQSALLEAMQEHQVTVGGVTRPLPDLFIVMATQNPLEQSGTYPLPEAQLDRFLLQVNLDYPTADEELLILQRDRARHYGVDKSALNSPLHPDTVLKARREVAEIHVDTMLERYIVSLVAATRKLEDWQSDWQDYLVAGASPRASIALLRASSAMAYLRGRDHVIPDDIIDIAPDVLRHRLIPGYAARAADVDRDTIIKTLLEKVPVP